The Solidesulfovibrio fructosivorans JJ] genome has a segment encoding these proteins:
- a CDS encoding class I fructose-bisphosphate aldolase, producing MHGSDRKLARLFHPRTGKTVIAPLDHGVMEGMLSGLEELSRLIELVGEFPIQGVVLNKGAMRAHLAEVPLFAMAVAQLSGGTRHCLPPYARSLMCGAAEGLRLGADMVAVQVNIANELEDRMLADMGAIVDEAHGLGVPVLALITPKGERVVNENDPSLINHCIRLGAELGADITGVPYSGDARSFSRAVGASSVPVVVTGGPSRAEFKGFATMVAEALAAGAAGTCIGRNVWQHPNPREALRRIVELVHGTEEVEAVEAAVAAAREARQAEEED from the coding sequence ATGCACGGCAGCGATCGCAAACTGGCGCGGCTTTTTCACCCCCGGACCGGCAAGACGGTCATCGCGCCCCTGGATCATGGGGTCATGGAGGGGATGCTTTCGGGTCTCGAGGAGCTTTCGCGCCTGATCGAGCTGGTGGGGGAATTTCCCATCCAGGGCGTCGTGCTCAACAAGGGGGCCATGCGGGCGCACCTTGCCGAGGTGCCGCTTTTCGCCATGGCCGTGGCCCAGCTTTCCGGCGGCACGCGCCACTGCCTGCCGCCCTATGCCCGCAGCCTCATGTGCGGCGCGGCCGAGGGGCTGCGCCTCGGCGCGGACATGGTGGCGGTGCAGGTCAACATCGCCAACGAGCTCGAGGACCGGATGCTGGCCGACATGGGGGCCATCGTGGACGAGGCCCATGGGCTTGGCGTGCCGGTTCTGGCGCTCATCACGCCCAAGGGCGAGCGGGTGGTCAACGAGAACGACCCGAGCCTCATCAACCACTGCATCCGGCTCGGGGCCGAGCTTGGCGCGGACATCACGGGCGTGCCGTATTCCGGGGACGCGCGCAGCTTTTCCCGGGCGGTCGGCGCGTCGAGCGTGCCGGTGGTGGTGACGGGCGGGCCGTCCCGGGCGGAATTCAAGGGCTTTGCGACCATGGTGGCCGAGGCGCTTGCCGCCGGCGCGGCCGGCACCTGCATCGGGCGCAACGTCTGGCAGCATCCCAATCCGCGCGAGGCCTTGCGGCGCATCGTGGAGCTCGTGCACGGGACCGAGGAGGTGGAGGCGGTCGAAGCGGCCGTGGCCGCGGCCCGGGAGGCGCGGCAGGCGGAGGAAGAGGATTGA
- a CDS encoding SpoIIE family protein phosphatase yields MRIRSKFCVFLLVMVVTPLCALGFYAWRQTDRLGHELSERAAMALEVSAGKELRQTADMLGENCADTLDLLQTSLALTANEAARDLREAAWEKPVPPLYLDKDFDAGVVPKATLTEIPGTNVSASYDALAFHLPPGLTREQALPQMQALSDMLPFYRTLFARHKKLMLFGYVGLASGLHCAYPGHGGYPADYDPRRRAWYQNAATSHGITWDIMTDAVTRQVLATMALALRAPSGKVLGVAGLDISMGDLFLESDLSTAWGDAMQSMVVSVSRKTVSGQPELVIVARRDYIQKTKDWTAPVELERIDSPQGDALAAVIADLEAGRSGVQRLEYKGRDTLFAYAPIRDKQLAVALAAPRSVVINDAKRAEHRVLSAIDGLLKDIGWFVLAAVGVVVGIALSASKTVTRPVKELAAAAERLATGDFTAQVPARGSDELGDLGRAFNEMAPQLLERVKLKHDMSLAMEVQQNLLPGRPPTMDGMDVAALSLYCDETGGDYFDFLEFAQDDAAHADIVVGDVTGHGVSAALFMATGRALLRGRAIDRPGPGALLTEVNDLLCQDTQMTGRFITLFFLRLDKTAHELVWCRAGHDPGLLYDPATDSFDQLMGNGIPLGAMADWRYEESRRPWLAPGQVLVLFTDGIHEARNGEDAMYGKERIEEIVRREAHRPASAIVNALVADLKEFKAGAHLEDDVTLVVIKATK; encoded by the coding sequence ATGCGAATCCGTTCGAAATTCTGTGTATTCCTGCTCGTGATGGTCGTCACGCCCCTGTGCGCCCTGGGGTTTTACGCCTGGCGGCAGACGGACCGGCTGGGCCATGAGCTTTCCGAACGCGCGGCCATGGCCCTGGAAGTCAGCGCCGGCAAGGAGCTGCGCCAGACCGCCGACATGCTGGGCGAAAACTGCGCCGACACCCTCGACCTCCTGCAAACCTCCCTGGCGTTGACCGCGAACGAGGCCGCCCGGGACCTGCGGGAAGCCGCCTGGGAAAAGCCCGTCCCCCCCCTGTATCTGGACAAGGATTTCGACGCCGGGGTCGTGCCCAAGGCCACCCTGACCGAGATTCCCGGCACGAACGTTTCGGCCAGCTACGACGCCCTGGCCTTCCACCTCCCCCCCGGGCTCACGCGCGAGCAAGCCCTGCCGCAGATGCAGGCGCTCTCCGACATGCTGCCCTTTTACCGCACCCTTTTCGCGCGCCACAAAAAGCTCATGCTTTTTGGCTACGTGGGTCTGGCCTCGGGGCTGCACTGCGCCTATCCCGGCCATGGCGGCTATCCGGCGGACTACGATCCCCGCCGCCGGGCCTGGTATCAAAACGCGGCCACGTCGCACGGCATCACCTGGGACATCATGACCGACGCCGTCACGCGCCAGGTGCTGGCCACCATGGCCCTGGCCCTGCGCGCGCCGAGCGGAAAGGTGCTCGGCGTCGCCGGCCTGGACATTTCCATGGGCGACCTGTTCCTCGAAAGCGACCTGTCCACCGCCTGGGGCGACGCCATGCAGTCCATGGTGGTTTCGGTCAGCCGGAAGACCGTTTCCGGCCAGCCGGAACTCGTGATCGTGGCCCGCCGCGACTATATCCAAAAAACCAAGGACTGGACCGCGCCGGTGGAGCTCGAACGCATCGACTCGCCCCAGGGAGACGCCCTGGCCGCCGTCATCGCCGACCTGGAAGCGGGCCGGTCCGGAGTACAGCGGCTCGAGTACAAGGGCCGGGACACGCTTTTCGCCTACGCGCCCATTCGCGACAAACAACTGGCCGTGGCCCTGGCCGCGCCCCGATCGGTGGTGATCAACGACGCCAAACGGGCCGAACACCGCGTGCTGTCCGCGATCGACGGCCTGCTCAAGGATATCGGCTGGTTCGTGCTGGCGGCCGTGGGCGTGGTGGTCGGCATCGCCCTGTCCGCGTCTAAGACCGTCACCCGGCCGGTCAAGGAACTGGCGGCGGCGGCGGAAAGGCTCGCCACCGGGGATTTTACGGCCCAGGTGCCGGCGCGGGGCAGCGACGAACTGGGCGACCTCGGCCGGGCGTTCAACGAGATGGCTCCCCAGCTGCTCGAACGGGTGAAGCTCAAACACGACATGTCCCTCGCCATGGAGGTGCAGCAAAACCTGCTGCCGGGCCGGCCGCCGACCATGGACGGCATGGATGTGGCGGCGCTGAGCCTCTACTGCGACGAGACCGGCGGCGACTATTTCGATTTTCTGGAATTCGCCCAGGACGACGCGGCCCATGCCGACATCGTGGTCGGCGACGTGACCGGGCACGGCGTGTCGGCGGCGCTTTTCATGGCCACGGGCCGGGCGCTTTTGCGCGGCCGGGCCATCGACCGCCCCGGTCCCGGGGCCCTTTTGACCGAGGTCAACGACCTGCTGTGCCAGGACACGCAGATGACGGGCCGGTTCATCACGCTGTTTTTCCTGCGCCTGGACAAGACCGCCCACGAACTCGTCTGGTGCCGGGCCGGGCACGATCCGGGCCTGCTCTACGACCCGGCCACGGATTCCTTCGACCAGCTCATGGGCAACGGCATTCCGCTCGGGGCCATGGCCGACTGGCGCTACGAGGAGTCGCGGCGGCCGTGGCTGGCCCCCGGACAGGTGCTGGTGCTTTTCACGGACGGCATCCACGAGGCCCGAAACGGCGAGGACGCCATGTACGGCAAGGAGCGCATCGAGGAGATCGTGCGCCGGGAGGCCCACCGGCCGGCCTCGGCCATCGTCAACGCGCTGGTGGCGGACCTCAAGGAATTCAAGGCCGGCGCGCACCTGGAGGACGACGTGACGCTGGTGGTCATCAAAGCCACGAAGTGA